Proteins from a genomic interval of Lycium barbarum isolate Lr01 unplaced genomic scaffold, ASM1917538v2 unchr_scaffold_07, whole genome shotgun sequence:
- the LOC132625588 gene encoding TMV resistance protein N-like, which produces MNQQKSSLQVSPLIPWSYDVFLSFRGEDVRKTFVDHLYVALQQKGIHTFKDDEKLEKGKSISPDLVKAIEESRIALIIFSESYANSTWCLDELTKIMECKNVKGQIVLPVFYDVDPSTVRKQKKSFGEAFRNHEDCFKVQKWRAALEEAANLSGWDLPNTDNAHEARVVKQIVEDIMAKLGGQTHASNAENLVGMESHLQKVYKMLQVGYGGVRFVGIWGMSGVGKTTLARVIYDNIRGQFEGACFLHEVRDRSTKQGLKCLQEILLSEILFLKDLRINNLYEGANMQKQRLQCKKVLLVLDDVDHIDQLYALAGEREWFGPGSRVIITTKDKHLLVKHEVEKIYRTRALNEDESLQLFKLYAFKKNYHKKEFMDLSAQVIRYTAGLPLALKVLGSFLYGRDLAEWRSEVERLNQLPEDEILKQLELSFNGLNNIEQKIFLDIVCFFTGKKKTAVTRILESYNFSPVIGIKVLMEKSLITISKGRILVHQLIQEMGWHIVCREASDNPRRYSRLWMSKDISHVLTRNMGTENIEGISLNLTNTEEINVIRTAFMQMTRLRFLKLKNASVCQGPDFLPGELRWLDWHRYPSKNMPISFQGELLVGLKLKNSRIIQLWKVSKVLWNLKYINLSHSQKLIRTPDFSGTPNLERLVLEECTSLVEIKFSVKDLGKLVLLNLKNCRNLKTLPKSIQLESLEVLILSGCLKLKTFPEIKEKMNCLSELYLEGTALRELPASIENLSGVSLINLSYCKHLENLPSSIFRLKCLRRLALSGCSRLERLSDDVGLLVVLEELHCDGTAIRTIPSSISLLKNLKHLSFSGFNALGLQVGSSIFSSWLPGKGQNSMGLIISHLSSLCSLTTLDISYCNISDGGALCNLGCLSSLVELNLSGNNFTNIPAPSISGLTRLIRLELVGCRKLVSFPELPQCIEEVHADECTSLESRDKLVKYPMLRRVYVGQCSLRGADDSIHGNLLKINNQALGASRRPMIRSNTKELKDKLIPLIEQTQDKKWAVRCTKLPLYAGSGEGSDHKFLVNFTSYAKTSLQSRPKIYL; this is translated from the exons AAAGATGATGAGAAATTAGAGAAAGGCAAGTCCATTTCACCTGACCTTGTGAAAGCAATTGAAGAGTCAAGGATAGCTTTGATTATATTCTCCGAAAGCTATGCTAATTCAACATGGTGTTTAGATGAATTAACAAAGATCATGGAGTGCAAGAATGTAAAAGGACAAATTGTCCTTCCAGTGTTTTATGATGTAGATCCATCAACAGTGAGGAAACAAAAAAAAAGCTTTGGAGAAGCATTTAGAAACCATGAAGACTGTTTCAAGGTGCAAAAATGGAGAGCAGCATTGGAGGAAGCAGCTAATTTATCTGGCTGGGATTTGCCAAATACTGACAATGC GCATGAAGCTAGAGTCGTAAAGCAAATTGTGGAAGATATAATGGCTAAATTGGGTGGACAGACACATGCAAGCAATGCTGAAAATCTTGTTGGGATGGAGTCACACCTGCAAAAAGTGTATAAAATGCTTCAGGTCGGGTATGGTGGAGTTCGTTTCGTTGGAATATGGGGTATGAGCGGAGTGGGGAAGACAACTCTAGCGAGAGTTATTTATGATAATATTCGGGGTCAATTTGAAGGTGCATGTTTTCTTCATGAAGTTAGAGACCGTTCAACAAAACAGGGCCTGAAGTGCTTGCAGGAGATACTTCTTTCTGAGATCCTTTTCCTAAAAGATCTAAGGATCAACAATTTATATGAAGGAGCTAATATGCAAAAACAAAGACTACAATGCAAAAAGGTTCTTCTTGTTCTTGATGATGTTGATCACATAGATCAGTTATACGCTTTAGCTGGTGAGCGGGAATGGTTTGGTCCCGGAAGTAGAGTCATCATAACAACTAAGGACAAACACTTGCTTGTTAAGCATGAGGTGGAAAAGATATATAGAACGAGAGCGTTAAATGAAGATGAAAGTTTGCAGCTTTTTAAACTGTATGCTTTCAAGAAAAATTATCATAAAAAGGAATTCATGGATCTCTCAGCTCAAGTGATAAGGTATACTGCTGGACTCCCCTTGGCTTTGAAGGTCTTGGGCAGCTTCTTGTATGGAAGAGATTTGGCTGAGTGGAGAAGTGAAGTGGAACGATTGAACCAACTACCTGAAGATGAAATACTGAAGCAACTCgaactaagtttcaatggactcAACAACATTGAACAAAAGATATTCTTAGACATTGTGTGTTTCTTCACAGGGAAGAAGAAAACTGCAGTGACGAGAATACTTGAGAGTTATAATTTCAGCCCTGTTATCGGCATAAAAGTTCTCATGGAGAAATCTTTGATTACTATCTCAAAAGGTCGAATTTTAGTGCACCAATTGATTCAAGAAATGGGCTGGCACATTGTTTGTCGAGAAGCTTCCGATAATCCAAGAAGATATAGTAGGTTGTGGATGTCCAAAGATATTTCTCATGTACTTACAAGAAATATG GGCACAGAAAACATTGAAGGCATATCACTGAACTTGACCAATACAGAAGAAATTAATGTTATTCGCACAGCCTTCATGCAGATGACCAGACTAAGGTTTCTAAAACTCAAGAATGCATCTGTTTGTCAGGGTCCTGATTTTCTTCCTGGTGAGTTGAGGTGGCTTGATTGGCACAGATATCCTTCAAAAAATATGCCAATTAGCTTTCAGGGAGAGCTGCTTGTTGGTTTGAAATTGAAAAATAGCCGCATCATACAACTATGGAAAGTCTCTAAG GTTCTATGGAATTTGAAGTACATCAACCTTAGCCATTCACAGAAGCTAATAAGGACCCCAGATTTCTCAGGTACCCCTAATCTTGAAAGGTTGGTTCTTGAGGAGTGTACAAGTTTGGTAGAAATCAAATTTTCTGTTAAAGATCTTGGAAAGCTAGTGCTGCTGAATCTGAAGAACTGCAGAAATTTAAAGACCTTACCGAAGAGTATTCAACTGGAAAGTCTTGAGGTTTTGATCCTATCAGGCTGCTTAAAACTCAAAACATTCCCAGAGataaaagaaaaaatgaattgTTTATCAGAACTGTACTTGGAAGGAACTGCTTTAAGAGAACTACCCGCATCAATTGAGAACCTTTCAGGAGTTAGTTTGATAAATCTAAGTTACTGCAAGCATCTTGAGAATCTTCCAAGCAGTATTTTTAGATTGAAGTGTCTAAGAAGACTTGCTCTATCGGGGTGCTCAAGACTCGAAAGACTATCAGATGACGTGGGACTTTTAGTGGTTTTAGAGGAGCTCCACTGTGATGGCACAGCCATCCGAACAATTCCCTCCTCTATTTCTCTGCTAAAGAACCTTAAGCACTTATCTTTTAGTGGATTTAATGCTTTGGGTTTACAAGTAGGCAGCTCAATCTTCTCCTCTTGGCTTCCAGGAAAAGGCCAAAACTCCATGGGTCTAATTATTTCTCATTTATCGAGTCTTTGTTCATTGACAACGTTGGATATTAGTTACTGCAATATCTCAGATGGAGGCGCCCTATGTAATCTTGGGTGCTTATCATCTTTGGTGGAATTGAATCTTAGTGGTAACAATTTTACCAATATTCCAGCTCCAAGCATCAGTGGTCTTACCAGACTCATACGCCTTGAATTAGTTGGCTGTAGGAAGCTTGTGAGTTTTCCAGAGCTTCCTCAATGTATAGAAGAGGTGCATGCCGATGAATGTACATCTTTGGAGAGCagagataaattagtcaaatatcCAATGTTGCGCCGAGTTTACGTTGGACAATGTTCTCTTCGTGGTGCTGATGATAGCATCCATGGAAACCTATTAAAGATCAATAACCAAGCCTTGGGAGCTTCTAGAAGGCCTATGATAAGATCCAATACAAAGGAACTTAAAGACAAGTTAATTCCTTTAATAGAGCAGACCCAAGATAAAAAATGGGcagtccggtgcactaagctcccgctatacgcggggtccggggaagggtcgGACCACAAGTTTCTagt caactttaccagttacgccaagacTTCCCTTCAGAGCAGACCCAAGATATATTTGTGA